One Panicum virgatum strain AP13 chromosome 9K, P.virgatum_v5, whole genome shotgun sequence genomic region harbors:
- the LOC120647962 gene encoding protein diaphanous homolog 1-like — MAPTGRVTPEATLPGELARCGETVVPSEEADSGAWPREACPSLSQAEVRGVEAARALTKGSQQGMLRLGSPPIPASTGHDHTGPVGSLVAMVSPMPDLHGGPDETGAAHIHSGPDLECFLEEISANPGAHQSPPLGNSTQQTIATNWLVPMPPLPPVVCRRTEDHALTPPPGLTMDGGPAGCPPRLPQSPVAGATAVTPSSPLATLTAGAPGTPPADAPVRTPPPSPGLLPSPQVERQGRGAWLCCPG, encoded by the coding sequence ATGGCCCCAACAGGGCGGGTGACGCCCGAGGCGACGCTGCCTGGGGAACTGGCGAGGTGCGGGGAGACCGTTGTGCCTAGCGAAGAGGCGGATTCCGGTGCATGGCCCCGGGAGGCGTGCCCATCTCTTTCACAGGCGGAGGTGCGAGGGGTCGAGGCGGCGAGGGCACTGACTAAAGGAAGCCAGCAGGGGATGCTGCGTTTGGGCTCCCCTCCAATTCCGGCCTCTACTGGCCACGATCACACTGGGCCCGTGGGCTCCCTGGTTGCAATGGTATCCCCCATGCCCGATCTACATGGCGGGCCTGATGAAACCGGCGCGGCCCACATTCACTCCGGGCCGGACCTGGAATGTTTCCTTGAGGAGATATCAGCCAATCCTGGAGCCCATCAGAGTCCACCTCTCGGCAACTCCACCCAGCAAACCATCGCCACGAACTGGTTGGTGCCAAtgccgcccctgccgccggtGGTATGCCGTCGCACGGAAGACCATGCGCTGACGCCACCGCCCGGACTGACTATGGACGGAGGGCCGGCCGGATGCCCGCCACGGCTGCCTCAGTCGCCAGTGGCCGGGGCAACGGCGGTGACCCCGTCATCGCCGCTCGCGACGCTGACGGCCGGCGCGCCAGGAACGCCGCCGGCCGACGCGCCTGTAAGGACGCCGCCCCCCTCTCCTGGTCTACTCCCGTCGCCCCAGGTCGAGCGCCAGGGAAGGGGAGCCTGGCTCTGCTGCCCCGGGTGA